The following coding sequences lie in one Kryptolebias marmoratus isolate JLee-2015 linkage group LG5, ASM164957v2, whole genome shotgun sequence genomic window:
- the lratd2a gene encoding protein LRATD2a, which produces MGNQMDRLSHLSYAEVPTVDPNGLDTDDGPRIGVSYIFSSDDDELEDGCAADGREKEPNEEEKPYDPREEVECAVYNREECVYEKSAKCANLEVYSPENLLNKCKAGDLVEFVASGQYPHWAVYVGDFQVVHLHRAEVKNSFLTDASQGRRCRIVNDLYRLKALGPDMVVQNAMEQVGLKDRELSWRNSESFAAWCRFGKREFKMGGEIRIGKQPYRLKIFLSDKHSHLLEFQSLEDVIMEKRRNDHLGRTAVMQELSSHFRSVEESKADPGTE; this is translated from the coding sequence ATGGGGAACCAGATGGACCGGCTGTCACATTTAAGTTACGCAGAAGTTCCCACGGTGGACCCGAACGGCCTGGACACGGACGACGGCCCGAGGATCGGCGTCTCTTACATATTTTCCAGCGACGACGACGAGCTGGAGGACGGCTGCGCGGCGGACGGGAGGGAGAAGGAGCCGAacgaggaagagaagccctacGATCCGCGCGAGGAGGTGGAGTGCGCCGTCTACAACCGGGAGGAGTGCGTCTACGAGAAGAGCGCCAAGTGCGCAAACCTGGAGGTCTACTCTCCGGAGAACCTGCTGAACAAGTGCAAAGCCGGAGACTTGGTGGAGTTCGTGGCTTCGGGGCAGTACCCGCACTGGGCTGTGTACGTGGGCGACTTCCAGGTGGTGCACCTGCACCGAGCCGAGGTGAAGAACAGCTTCCTGACCGACGCCAGCCAGGGGAGGAGGTGCCGGATCGTCAACGACCTGTACAGACTCAAAGCCCTCGGTCCGGACATGGTGGTGCAGAACGCCATGGAGCAGGTGGGGCTGAAGGACCGGGAGCTGAGCTGGAGGAACTCGGAGAGCTTCGCCGCCTGGTGCCGGTTCGGCAAGAGGGAGTTCAAGATGGGAGGGGAGATCCGGATCGGCAAGCAGCCGTACAGGCTGAAGATCTTCCTGTCGGACAAACACTCGCACCTGCTGGAGTTCCAGAGCCTGGAGGACGTGATCatggagaagaggaggaacgATCACCTGGGGAGGACAGCAGTGATGCAGGAGCTGAGCTCACATTTCAGGAGCGTGGAGGAGAGCAAGGCTGACCCGGGAACAGAATGA